The following are encoded in a window of Sphingobium sp. AP49 genomic DNA:
- a CDS encoding DUF3422 domain-containing protein: MAAERRFTEHPLRPQVVGEMQLRREPALTVPARMIQLVRLLDADARVVEAAALPAMPGDLRSGHDSRHRETRLGADIHLHWEQHSEASTVTLVRGGSDPVGWDFPDAADARAAIAWAEYLPGAVIRAVRLAIVADEGAAVALVASAGFPAGQLVTCHVGGGARIWTDFRIHDDGYGRMVVAANGLLPGDLARCVQRLQELGNYRNLALLGLPPARAAWADLDRLELALEAVGRTLAAGDVCDDALLDRLTHLSADLLSIDSGCAYRMSATAAYGRIVASRLAELDVVPIAGHRSLADFTERRLWPAVRTCAALTDRLALLNGRAAQFTALLRTRIETHIENQNGRLLASMNRSVRMQLQLQQLVEGLSTVAVSYYALGLLSYPLKAVEKQWPRLSATLLLGLAMPFVALLVFRLIHGAKSRLVSRDRPEEAAT, encoded by the coding sequence GTGGCGGCTGAGCGACGCTTCACCGAACATCCGCTGCGCCCGCAGGTGGTGGGCGAGATGCAGTTGCGCCGCGAGCCTGCGCTGACGGTCCCGGCGCGGATGATCCAGCTTGTCCGCCTGCTCGATGCGGACGCGCGCGTGGTAGAGGCGGCGGCCTTACCCGCCATGCCCGGCGATCTGCGCTCCGGCCATGATAGTCGCCATCGCGAAACCCGGCTGGGCGCCGATATCCATCTCCACTGGGAACAGCATAGCGAAGCCAGCACGGTCACCCTGGTGCGTGGCGGTAGCGACCCGGTCGGGTGGGACTTCCCCGACGCGGCGGACGCCCGTGCGGCGATCGCCTGGGCCGAATATCTGCCGGGCGCGGTGATCCGCGCCGTGCGGCTGGCGATCGTCGCGGATGAGGGCGCCGCCGTAGCGCTGGTGGCCAGTGCCGGTTTTCCTGCCGGCCAGCTCGTCACCTGCCATGTCGGGGGCGGCGCGCGCATCTGGACCGATTTCCGCATCCATGACGATGGCTATGGCCGGATGGTGGTGGCCGCCAACGGCCTGCTGCCCGGCGACCTCGCCCGCTGCGTCCAGCGGCTGCAGGAACTGGGCAATTATCGCAATCTGGCACTGCTGGGCCTGCCGCCCGCGCGCGCCGCCTGGGCCGATCTCGATCGGCTGGAACTGGCGCTGGAAGCGGTCGGCCGGACGCTGGCAGCGGGGGATGTGTGCGACGATGCGCTGCTCGACCGGTTGACCCATTTATCGGCCGACCTCCTGTCGATCGACAGCGGCTGTGCTTACCGGATGAGCGCGACCGCCGCCTATGGCCGGATCGTCGCCAGCCGCCTCGCTGAACTGGATGTCGTGCCGATCGCCGGGCATCGTTCGCTCGCCGACTTCACGGAACGGCGGCTGTGGCCGGCGGTGCGCACCTGCGCGGCGCTGACCGATAGGCTCGCGTTGCTCAACGGTCGTGCGGCACAGTTCACCGCGCTGCTGCGCACCCGGATCGAGACCCATATCGAGAACCAGAATGGCCGCCTGCTCGCCTCGATGAACCGCAGCGTGCGAATGCAGCTTCAGCTCCAGCAACTGGTCGAAGGGCTCTCGACCGTTGCAGTCAGCTATTATGCGCTGGGCCTTTTGTCCTATCCACTGAAAGCGGTGGAAAAGCAGTGGCCGCGCCTATCCGCGACGCTGCTGCTGGGCCTTGCCATGCCATTCGTCGCATTGCTGGTTTTCCGCCTGATCCACGGCGCTAAAAGCCGGCTTGTTTCGCGTGACAGGCCGGAGGAAGCCGCTACATGA
- the adh gene encoding aldehyde dehydrogenase: protein MLQQALEKFAGQTLIRDRYDNYIGGQWTAPAKGQYFDNISPVTGQVVCQVARGTAEDIEVALDAAHAAKDAWGRMSSTDRSNILLKMADRMEANLDLIALAETIDNGKPIRETTHADIPLAIDHFRYFAGCARAQEGSISEIDHDTIAYHFHEPLGVVGQIIPWNFPILMAVWKLAPALAAGNCIVLKPAEQTPMSILVLLEVIGDLLPAGVLNVVNGFGVEAGKPLASNKRISKIAFTGETTTGRLIMQYASENLIPVTLELGGKSPNIFFEDVMDADDDYFDKCLEGFAMFALNQGEVCTCPSRALIQESIYEKFIERAIARVKAIKQGSPLDPATMIGAQASNDQLEKILSYIAIGKEEGAEVLTGGERAVHEGELAEGFYVTPTVLKGHNKMRIFQEEIFGPVLAVTTFKDEAEALAIANDTLYGLGAGVWTRDGSRAYRMGRGIQAGRVWTNCYHAYPAHAAFGGYKQSGIGRENHKMMLDHYQQTKNLLVSYSPKALGFF, encoded by the coding sequence ATGCTGCAACAGGCGCTGGAGAAATTCGCCGGCCAGACCCTGATCCGCGACCGCTACGACAATTATATCGGCGGGCAGTGGACGGCACCGGCCAAGGGCCAATATTTCGACAATATCTCGCCCGTCACCGGCCAGGTCGTGTGCCAGGTGGCGCGCGGCACGGCGGAGGATATCGAGGTCGCGCTCGACGCCGCCCATGCCGCGAAGGATGCCTGGGGCAGGATGTCGTCGACCGATCGGTCCAACATCCTGCTCAAGATGGCCGACCGGATGGAGGCCAATCTTGACCTGATCGCGCTCGCCGAGACGATCGACAACGGCAAGCCGATCCGCGAGACCACCCATGCCGACATCCCGCTCGCGATCGATCATTTCCGCTATTTCGCCGGCTGTGCCCGCGCGCAGGAAGGGTCGATCAGCGAGATCGACCATGACACCATCGCCTATCATTTCCACGAGCCGCTGGGCGTGGTGGGCCAGATCATCCCCTGGAATTTCCCGATCCTGATGGCGGTGTGGAAGCTGGCGCCTGCCCTGGCGGCGGGTAACTGCATCGTGCTCAAGCCCGCCGAACAGACGCCGATGTCGATCCTGGTGCTGCTCGAAGTGATCGGCGACCTGCTGCCCGCCGGCGTGCTGAACGTCGTCAATGGCTTCGGCGTGGAGGCGGGCAAGCCGCTCGCGTCGAACAAGCGCATCAGCAAGATCGCCTTCACCGGCGAGACCACGACCGGCCGCCTGATCATGCAATATGCGTCGGAAAACCTGATCCCGGTCACGCTGGAGCTGGGTGGCAAGTCGCCCAACATCTTCTTCGAGGATGTGATGGATGCCGACGACGATTATTTCGACAAATGCCTGGAAGGCTTCGCCATGTTCGCGCTCAACCAGGGCGAGGTCTGCACCTGCCCCAGCCGCGCGCTGATCCAGGAATCGATCTACGAGAAGTTCATCGAACGGGCGATCGCCCGGGTGAAGGCGATCAAGCAGGGCAGCCCGCTTGATCCCGCGACGATGATCGGCGCCCAGGCGTCGAACGACCAGCTTGAAAAAATCCTCTCCTACATCGCGATCGGCAAGGAAGAGGGCGCGGAAGTGCTGACCGGCGGCGAGCGTGCGGTGCATGAGGGCGAACTGGCTGAAGGCTTCTATGTGACGCCCACCGTGCTGAAGGGCCATAACAAGATGCGGATCTTCCAGGAGGAGATTTTCGGCCCGGTGCTGGCCGTCACCACCTTCAAGGACGAAGCGGAGGCGCTCGCTATCGCCAATGACACGCTCTACGGCCTGGGTGCGGGCGTTTGGACCCGGGACGGCAGCCGCGCCTATCGCATGGGTCGCGGCATTCAGGCCGGCCGCGTCTGGACCAACTGCTACCATGCCTATCCGGCCCATGCGGCCTTTGGCGGCTACAAGCAGTCGGGCATCGGTCGCGAAAACCACAAGATGATGCTGGACCATTATCAGCAGACCAAGAATCTGCTGGTCAGCTACAGCCCCAAGGCGCTGGGCTTCTTCTGA
- a CDS encoding DUF779 domain-containing protein: MIDLPARILATPAAEMLIACLTGQHGPLMFHQSGGCCDGSAPMCFPRGEFRVGPQDVLLGHVAGDVPVWIGAAQFEYWRHTQVTIDVVPGRGAGMSLESPQGQRFIVRSRVFTDAEADLLEAAGEPARGG; this comes from the coding sequence ATGATTGATCTTCCCGCCCGCATCCTGGCCACTCCGGCCGCCGAGATGCTGATCGCGTGCCTGACCGGCCAGCATGGTCCGCTGATGTTCCACCAGTCGGGCGGCTGCTGCGACGGTTCGGCGCCGATGTGTTTCCCGCGCGGCGAGTTTCGGGTCGGACCGCAGGACGTGCTGCTGGGCCATGTCGCGGGCGATGTGCCGGTGTGGATCGGCGCAGCCCAGTTCGAATATTGGCGCCATACCCAGGTGACGATCGATGTCGTGCCGGGGCGGGGCGCCGGCATGTCGCTCGAAAGCCCGCAGGGGCAGCGCTTCATCGTCCGCTCGCGCGTCTTCACGGATGCGGAGGCCGATCTGCTGGAAGCCGCTGGAGAGCCGGCGCGTGGCGGCTGA